The following proteins come from a genomic window of Daphnia carinata strain CSIRO-1 chromosome 6, CSIRO_AGI_Dcar_HiC_V3, whole genome shotgun sequence:
- the LOC130690421 gene encoding mitochondrial coenzyme A diphosphatase NUDT8-like has product MISKKFFPFAIHRGFCCVPPFTACELFSQERKKSLQDKVSKLHRARSSSIRGVVDGDKIGLLKRAAVLVPLVLVNDQSCLLYTARSSNLRSHGGEISFPGGKFDSVDKNAEGAALRETEEELGLNRDLFEIWAQLPSLQGRDGKTAITPVIALLKEPLILSSLKPNPEEVSNTVICTVAELCEEKNQAFTQFMAGYTLPVYFGQQTNDNCHPKIWGLTAIITHLTLSALIPDVYKLKLPFVKRICRISSDK; this is encoded by the exons ATGATttccaaaaaattctttccGTTTGCAATTCATAGAGGTTTTTGCTGTGTTCCCCCATTCACTGCATGTGAGCTATTTtcacaggaaagaaaaaaatcattgcAAGATAAAGTATCCAAGTTGCATAGGGCACGATCCTCTTCGATTCGTGGTGTAGTCGATGGAGATAAAATAGGACTATTGAAACGTGCTGCAGTTTTAGTTCCTTTAGTTTTGGTCAATGACCAATCATG CCTGCTCTATACAGCTAGATCATCTAATTTGAGATCCCACGGGGGGGAAATAAGCTTCCCTGGTGGAAAATTTGACAGTGTGGACAAAAACGCTGAAGGTGCTGCCCTGCGAGAAACGGAAGAAGAACTGGGCTTAAACAGAGATCTATTTGAGATTTGGGCACAATTACCATCTCTACAGGGGAGAGATGGCAAAACAGCTATTACACCAGTTATTGCTTTATTGAAG GAACCGTTGATTCTATCCAGCTTGAAGCCAAATCCTGAAGAAGTTTCAAACACCGTCATTTGCACTGTAGCTGAGCTGTGTGAGGAGAAAAATCAAGCCTTCACCCAGTTCATGGCTGGATACACATTGCCAGTTTATTTTGGCCAGCAGACCAATGACAATTGTCATCCAAAGATATGGGGCTTGACTGCCATCATCACCCACTTAACTCTTAGTGCTCTAATACCAGATGTGTACAAATTGAAACTACCGTTCGTCAAAAGAATCTGTAGGATTTCGAGTGATAAGTGA
- the LOC130690422 gene encoding clathrin light chain-like isoform X1 produces MDAFGDDFTGMSEVAEVDPAAEFLAREHDQLAGLEDLIPAVSQPEPVEAIQDDFMTENAFEVQASEEAINFGGDAFSEVEVDHGLSNQLSGMGLKENGYAPQMSNSVPREEPEKIRKWREEQKLRLERKDEEEERKKKEMKEAAKKELEEWYKHHKEAIDKTRSANREAAINAEKELIGTPTEIEPGQEWERIAKLCDFNPKASRNNKDVSRMRSIILQLKQNPTVTAVGH; encoded by the exons ATGGACGCGTTTGGCGATGACTTCACGGGAATGTCGGAAGTTGCCGAAGTTGATCCGGCTGCTGAGTTTCTAGCGAGAGAACACGATCAGTTAGCTGGATTAGAAGATCTCATACCCGCAGTATCACAACCAGAACCGGTGGAAGCTATTCAAG ATGATTTCATGACCGAAAATGCATTTGAAGTCCAAGCTAGCGAAGAGGCTATTAACTTTGGTGGGGATGCCTTTTCCGAAGTTGAAGTTGACCATG GATTAAGCAATCAACTTTCTGGTATGGGTTTGAAAGAGAATGGCTATGCACCTCAAATGAGTAATTCTGTTCCACGAGAGGAGCCGGAAAAAATACGTAAATGGAGAGAGGAACAAAAATTACGCTTGGAAAGAAAAG acgaggaagaagaacgaaaaaagaaggaaatgaagGAAGCGGCTAAGAAAGAGCTAGAAGAATGGTACAAACATCACAAGGAAGCTATTGATAAAACCCGTTCCGCCAATAG GGAGGCGGCAAT AAATGCCGAAAAGGAGCTAATTGGCACACCAACAGAGATAGAGCCCGGTCAAGAATGGGAACGAATTGCTAAACTTTGTGATTTTAATCCAAAGGCCAGCCGAAACAACAAAGATGTCTCTCGTATGCGTTCCATTATTCTTCAACTGAAACAAAATCCGACTGTCACTGCCGTTGGGCATTAA
- the LOC130690422 gene encoding clathrin light chain-like isoform X3: protein MDAFGDDFTGMSEVAEVDPAAEFLAREHDQLAGLEDLIPAVSQPEPVEAIQVSGLSNQLSGMGLKENGYAPQMSNSVPREEPEKIRKWREEQKLRLERKDEEEERKKKEMKEAAKKELEEWYKHHKEAIDKTRSANREAAINAEKELIGTPTEIEPGQEWERIAKLCDFNPKASRNNKDVSRMRSIILQLKQNPTVTAVGH from the exons ATGGACGCGTTTGGCGATGACTTCACGGGAATGTCGGAAGTTGCCGAAGTTGATCCGGCTGCTGAGTTTCTAGCGAGAGAACACGATCAGTTAGCTGGATTAGAAGATCTCATACCCGCAGTATCACAACCAGAACCGGTGGAAGCTATTCAAG tTTCAGGATTAAGCAATCAACTTTCTGGTATGGGTTTGAAAGAGAATGGCTATGCACCTCAAATGAGTAATTCTGTTCCACGAGAGGAGCCGGAAAAAATACGTAAATGGAGAGAGGAACAAAAATTACGCTTGGAAAGAAAAG acgaggaagaagaacgaaaaaagaaggaaatgaagGAAGCGGCTAAGAAAGAGCTAGAAGAATGGTACAAACATCACAAGGAAGCTATTGATAAAACCCGTTCCGCCAATAG GGAGGCGGCAAT AAATGCCGAAAAGGAGCTAATTGGCACACCAACAGAGATAGAGCCCGGTCAAGAATGGGAACGAATTGCTAAACTTTGTGATTTTAATCCAAAGGCCAGCCGAAACAACAAAGATGTCTCTCGTATGCGTTCCATTATTCTTCAACTGAAACAAAATCCGACTGTCACTGCCGTTGGGCATTAA
- the LOC130690422 gene encoding clathrin light chain-like isoform X2, producing MDAFGDDFTGMSEVAEVDPAAEFLAREHDQLAGLEDLIPAVSQPEPVEAIQDDFMTENAFEVQASEEAINFGGDAFSEVEVDHGLSNQLSGMGLKENGYAPQMSNSVPREEPEKIRKWREEQKLRLERKDEEEERKKKEMKEAAKKELEEWYKHHKEAIDKTRSANRNAEKELIGTPTEIEPGQEWERIAKLCDFNPKASRNNKDVSRMRSIILQLKQNPTVTAVGH from the exons ATGGACGCGTTTGGCGATGACTTCACGGGAATGTCGGAAGTTGCCGAAGTTGATCCGGCTGCTGAGTTTCTAGCGAGAGAACACGATCAGTTAGCTGGATTAGAAGATCTCATACCCGCAGTATCACAACCAGAACCGGTGGAAGCTATTCAAG ATGATTTCATGACCGAAAATGCATTTGAAGTCCAAGCTAGCGAAGAGGCTATTAACTTTGGTGGGGATGCCTTTTCCGAAGTTGAAGTTGACCATG GATTAAGCAATCAACTTTCTGGTATGGGTTTGAAAGAGAATGGCTATGCACCTCAAATGAGTAATTCTGTTCCACGAGAGGAGCCGGAAAAAATACGTAAATGGAGAGAGGAACAAAAATTACGCTTGGAAAGAAAAG acgaggaagaagaacgaaaaaagaaggaaatgaagGAAGCGGCTAAGAAAGAGCTAGAAGAATGGTACAAACATCACAAGGAAGCTATTGATAAAACCCGTTCCGCCAATAG AAATGCCGAAAAGGAGCTAATTGGCACACCAACAGAGATAGAGCCCGGTCAAGAATGGGAACGAATTGCTAAACTTTGTGATTTTAATCCAAAGGCCAGCCGAAACAACAAAGATGTCTCTCGTATGCGTTCCATTATTCTTCAACTGAAACAAAATCCGACTGTCACTGCCGTTGGGCATTAA
- the LOC130690434 gene encoding mitochondrial import inner membrane translocase subunit Tim8-like yields the protein MFGFGAKKSEPEPAYSVELDSGTHDVMPSSPINFSESSSASDDAELQRHLMREQQRAQFQEQINKFNDICWETCIDKPSSRLDSKTETCIVNCVNRFIDLNLLCAQRFAQMLQQQGGF from the exons ATGTTTGGCTTTGGTGCTAAGAAGTCAGAACCTGAACCTGCATATTCTGTAGAGCTTGATTCTGGAACTCATGATGTCATGCCTAGCAGTCCTATAAACTTCAGTGAATCTTCGTCTGCATCTGATGATGCAGAACTCCAG AGACACCTCATGCGAGAACAACAAAGGGCACAATTTCAAGAACAA ATAAATAAGTTCAATGATATTTGCTGGGAGACGTGCATCGACAAGCCCAGCAGCAGATTGGATAGCAAGACCGAAACATGTATAGTTAACTGTGTAAACAGATTTATTGATTTGAACTTGTTATGTGCACAACGATTTGCCCAAATGCTCCAGCAACAAGGGGGTTTCTAA
- the LOC130690384 gene encoding uncharacterized protein LOC130690384, with protein MNIRLQLVLRFLLVFGFVSSQRTGKKHTEAGGFQYSVTVPKSKLLSASNAVSSKEAVDEDFRNQLSAEMGWEHLLSPAPLSIGLLGDLMIMSTQTRDFPIDGQLPNRGSILYVKYPKSFRATLVQIANEGQRAFMVAHNNMDKIRLLTADVPGYMKEATGILVQGDEELVADYLPAPMFRIREAAKSSVILSKAVVWQFEHVMNLTAEVLEMCTSEKSLQEANLEKAVREQKTVNLTLTSFQQLVDQLNSSIARDVALMDRAEEDMRKALKDMPSGWEMIGMDFVQNVGDMLTSTLQSIGTVGGLLNGGNRAHSMGGSSVAAESTIQQLTGTSESALTTDIDWDPCIIQKRNSIIKLDTLVTELRNNYKQLASIDSSKGRYNPDSDKSKLDAIASDVEMCPPLAETVERGLLIVTELAQLARQQKPENITNEIFNKNRQTDLENIGKNAGLEFRKSVHKMKDFLMRYKQAIPNNTPLFSRGRQQANSKGLASQQALASCQNRADMAQATLLSTRQAMERTREQMIENNREVIKLLSEQQNLKLDEIRYDEIIKALEKGIEKLAILRQHWTQLVMFFQKIANIVETVAAKSIEDFANHIDTTSLKLRNIHKELVIDQLYAKAIKATQASSFVNNMATTYVNVSDKFIMPRVSSLSKLIVTDPKIAEVERRNLLGDCTKDSEAIIEMIVTEKESVIQRIEQRAAQIKKEYAFLDQVKERQIKELRRKVELEIDTEQTGRQISVNERQSRIEKVLVTRIEQDEFLRNNHILDADDDNDRSSMEIDPEEF; from the exons ATGAACATTCGGCTGCAGCTCGTTTTACGATTTCTACTGGTCTTCGGATTCGTTTCTTCACAAAGAACCG GAAAGAAACATACCGAGGCTGGTGGTTTCCAGTACAGCGTCACAGTTCCAAAATCAAAGTTATTGTCCGCCAGCAATGCCGTGTCCAGCAAGGAAGCAGTCGATGAAGATTTTAGAAACCAACTGAGTGCTGAGATGGGCTGGGAGCATTTGCTCTCTCCCGCACCACTCAGCATCGGATTGCTCGGCGATTTGATGATCATGTCGACTCAGACGAGAGATTTCCCCATCGACGGACAACTGCCGAACAGAGGATCCATTCTCTACGTCAAATATCCAAAGAGTTTCAGAGCCACACTAGTCCAGATTGCTAACGAGGGCCAGCGGGCCTTCATGGTGGCCCACAACAACATGGACAAGATCCGCTTGCTGACAGCCGACGTTCCCGGCTACATGAAAGAGGCCACAGGGATCCTGGTGCAGGGCGACGAAGAGTTGGTGGCTGATTACCTTCCAGCACCCATGTTTCGTATCAGAGAGGCTGCCAAGTCCAGTGTTATTTTGTCGAAAGCCGTCGTGTGGCAGTTTGAGCATGTCATGAACTTGACAGCAGAGGTTCTTGAAATGTGCACCAGTGAAAAAAGCCTTCAGGAGGCCAACTTAGAAAAAGCCGTACGGGAACAGAAAACTGTCAATTTGACTCTGACATCTTTCCAGCAGTTGGTTGATCAGTTGAATTCGTCCATAGCTAGAGATGTGGCTCTTATGGATCGAGCTGAAGAGGACATGAGAAAAGCCTTGAAGGATATGCCAAGTGGGTGGGAAATGATTGGTATGGACTTTGTCCAAAACGTAGGCGATATGTTAACTTCGACCTTGCAATCCATCGGGACAGTTGGTGGTCTTCTTAATGGAGGGAATCGAGCCCATTCGATGGGCGGATCATCAGTGGCAGCCGAGTCAACCATTCAGCAATTGACTGGAACGTCAGAATCAGCGCTCACCACTGACATCGATTGGGATCCctgtattattcaaaaacgGAATAGTATCATTAAATTGGACACGTTGGTCACTGAG TTGCGTAACAACTACAAGCAATTGGCGTCGATCGATTCATCCAAAGGCCGCTACAATCCCGATAGCGACAAATCAAAATTAGATGCAATCGCTTCTGATGTCGAGATGTGCCCACCATTAGCAGAAACCGTTGAGCGAGGTTTGCTAATAGTCACAGAACTTGCACAGCTCGCTCGTCAGCAGAAACCTGAAAATATTACCAACgaaattttcaataaaaaccGACAAACTGACCTTGAAAATATCGGGAAAAATGCCGGTTTAGAGTTCCGGAAATCGGTCCACAAAATGAAGGATTTCCTAATGCGATATAAGCAAGCCATACCTAATAATACGCCGCTCTTTTCACGCGGTCGTCAGCAAGCCAACTCCAAAGGTTTGGCTAGTCAACAGGCTCTCGCATCCTGCCAAAATCGGGCTGATATGGCTCAGGCAACATTGTTGAGTACTCGCCAGGCAATGGAGAGAACTAGAGAGCAGATGATTGAAAATAACAGAGAAGTCATCAAGCTGTTGTCTGAACAGCAAAATCTGAAATTGGACGAGATTCGTTATGATGAAATTATCAAAGCCTTAGAAAAGGGTATTGAGAAGTTAGCTATCCTGAGACAACACTGGACCCAACTGGTTATGTTTTTTCAGAAGATTGCTAACATCGTGGAAACCGTCGCAGCCAAGAGTATAGAAGATTTTGCAAATCACATCGATACAACTAGTTTGAAATTGAGAAATATCCACAAGGAACTTGTTATCGATCAGTTGTACGCCAAGGCCATCAAGGCCACACAAGCTTCGTCTTTTGTTAACAACATGGCTACAACTTATGTTAATGTCTCTGACAAGTTCATCATGCCTCGTGTATCGAGTTTGAGCAAACTCATTGTCACTGACCCCAAAATAGCCGAAGTTGAAAGGCGAAATTTGCTAGGCGATTGCACCAAAGATTCCGAGGCCATCATAGAAATGATCGTCACTGAGAAGGAGTCGGTCATTCAACGTATCGAACAGCGAGCAGCTCAGATCAAGAAAGAGTACGCTTTTCTTGATCAGGTGAAGGAACGGCAAATCAAGGAACTTCGTAGGAAAGTAGAATTGGAAATTGACACAGAGCAAACAGGACGACAGATCAGCGTCAACGAGCGGCAAAGCAGAATAGAAAAAGTTCTCGTGACAAGAATTGAGCAGGATGAATTTCTCAGAAATAATCACATCTTAGATGCAGACGACGATAATGACAGATCCAGCATGGAAATTGACCCTgaagaattttaa
- the LOC130690383 gene encoding uncharacterized protein LOC130690383 isoform X2, whose translation MTLLPFSESQQIRGNVLIKRGSVCFQVTFICDTQFKFHEQSWATGLLHINLDDSSFCSHIRKGNPIIWNLLAMDNRHQLVLLATCFLIIIASGARETFSQRRQRLLEEKRRQQLNSSNSIVTATTTPAPIQLASSINEAVAASNEVAFEIEMNTGLNWEQYLIPIPSSMGILATMMMAAGQTDDFPLNEHVPSGGFRYMKHSDSFRRSLLQIGHESYRAFLCAHNNMNKIRLSTLTIPAYIKAAIDILGTGDVQLIQLRLHRPLSVVMKSINDNVNWSEEVSIAFGRLSNLTDEVHLAAVSSYNVKSARTLQLSAKQSTSQLTADLLQQSLKNLEERVTKDLDGFDRGLKDLQEAQLSVPTAMESFGMNVKHFVFNVVLGSAMKLVTTMLGGRNRFGSSSHGESSIQQENDTAISPPDPCIYDHYLPTFKIFAKSLTLLNEYQTLLSINSAKGSYNKTQDMAEYKNFLNITSQCGPIREVIETGLETIDQLHQLANTTKMPDGLEQTEVTNKESRFEEWRKKEFERVRKLMESFNEEAKYLRNVALRVPAYDIRSGNVTRPGEKFWTGEQAKANAYYKVALHEEKLEVLRRSLNGHWKQIISKTDESIRVLKEIHTWKAEELGLEQAVKMLEAGMTEMSSLKKNWSLLVRCFIQLSQIIKTISDSNVEHFVNHLETTIGTESFKRGNGQLKSWVIQAIQEKTVKANQAMSLVHDMAATYTGISTKYLMPRVHTLDQMMNFQETNSTVMFYKRNQLIESCIDDQLKIQQLIEEEKLRMREKVESRGRQIRQQYAMIYQLEEDNVNNGPSDDSALILDINVDDF comes from the exons ATGACCCTGCTGCCGTTTAGTGAGTCTCAGCAAATTCGAGGAAATGTCTTAATTAAGCGTGGCAGTGTTTGTTTTCAAGTCACGTTCATCTGCGACACACA GTTTAAATTCCATGAGCAGTCATGGGCGACTGGACTTTTGCATATAAATTTGGACGATAGTTCATTTTGCTCACACATAAGAAAAGGAAACCCAATCATTTGGAACCTCTTGGCAATGGACAACAGACATCAGCTAGTTTTACTGGCAACATGCTTCTTGATAATCATCGCATCAGGAGCAAGAGAGACCTTTT CCCAAAGGCGCCAAAGACTTCTAGAGGAGAAGAGAAGACAGCAGCTAAATTCATCGAATAGTATAGTTACAGCTACGACAACTCCTGCACCTATCCAAT TGGCGAGTAGTATAAACGAAGCTGTGGCTGCCAGCAATGAAGTGGCATTTGAAATCGAAATGAATACTGGGCTCAACTGGGAGCAGTACCTCATCCCCATACCAAGTAGCATGGGAATTCTAGCCACCATGATGATGGCAGCTGGTCAGACGGATGATTTCCCGCTGAATGAACATGTGCCGTCTGGTGGATTTCGTTACATGAAACATTCCGACAGCTTCAGAAGATCCTTGTTGCAAATCGGCCACGAGAGCTATCGGGCCTTCTTGTGCGCGCATAACAACATGAACAAGATACGGCTCTCGACGCTCACCATCCCTGCCTACATAAAAGCGGCTATCGACATCCTTGGCACCGGAGATGTACAATTGATTCAACTGCGTTTACACAGACCGTTGAGTGTCGTCATGAAGTCGATTAATGACAATGTAAACTGGTCTGAGGAGGTATCCATCGCTTTTGGTCGGCTGTCAAATCTGACAGATGAAGTTCATTTGGCTGCCGTTAGTTCCTATAACGTCAAATCAGCTCGCACGTTACAGTTGTCCGCTAAGCAGTCGACCAGTCAATTAACAGCCGACCTTCTTCAGCAATCGCTGAAGAATTTAGAGGAACGAGTGACAAAGGATTTGGATGGGTTCGATCGAGGATTAAAGGATTTACAGGAGGCACAACTTTCAGTTCCGACGGCTATGGAAAGTTTTGGGATGAATGTGAAACACTTTGTTTTTAACGTCGTCTTAG gtagcGCCATGAAACTTGTAACCACCATGCTCGGTGGAAGAAATAGATTCGGATCTTCGTCTCACGGAGAAAGTTCAATCCAACAAGAAAATGATACTGCCATCTCACCACCTGATCCTTGCATTTACGACCATTATCTTCCTACATTCAAAATTTTCGCTAAAAGTTTGACACTTTTGAACGAGTACCAAACACTGCTGTCCATCAATTCCGCCAAAGGGAGCTATAATAAGACGCAAGACATGGCAGAGTATAAGAATTTCTTAAACATCACCAGCCAATGCGGGCCAATCAGAGAAGTTATTGAAACGGGATTAGAAACTATTGACCAGCTACACCAATTGGCCAACACTACAAAAATGCCAGATGGGTTAGAGCAAACGGAAGTGACGAACAAAGAGTCCAGATTCGAAGAATGGAGGAAAAAGGAATTTGAAAGAGTGCGCAAGTTGATGGAGTCCTTCAATGAAGAAGCGAAATATTTAAGAAATGTCGCTCTAAGGGTGCCGGCATATGACATTCGTTCTGGAAATGTTACGCGTCCGGGTGAAAAGTTTTGGACTGGCGAGCAAGCAAAAGCAAACGCATATTACAAAGTCGCACTGCACGAAGAAAAGTTGGAAGTATTGAGACGCTCATTGAATGGTCATTGGAAGCAAATAATCTCCAAGACTGACGAATCCATACGTGTATTAAAGGAAATTCACACATGGAAAGCGGAAGAATTGGGACTGGAGCAAGCCGTGAAAATGTTGGAAGCGGGCATGACCGAGATGAGCTCGCTCAAAAAGAACTGGAGTTTACTGGTTCGTTGTTTCATCCAGCTATCtcaaataattaaaacgaTCAGCGACAGCAATGTGGAGCATTTTGTCAATCACCTGGAAACAACGATTGGCACGGAGTCCTTCAAAAGGGGCAATGGCCAACTCAAAAGCTGGGTCATCCAGGCAATACAAGAGAAAACTGTTAAAGCCAATCAGGCGATGAGTTTAgttcacgacatggctgctaCGTATACTGGTATTTCCACTAAGTACCTGATGCCACGGGTGCACACACTGGATCAAATGATGAATTTCCAAGAAACTAATTCGACAGTTATGTTTTACAAAAGGAATCAATTAATTGAATCTTGCATTGACGACCAACTCAAAATCCAACAATTGattgaagaagagaaattgCGGATGAGGGAAAAAGTCGAATCTCGTGGCCGTCAGATACGTCAGCAATACGCTATGATTTATCAACTAGAAGAAGATAATGTTAATAATGGACCCAGTGATGATTCTGCACTAATTCTAGACATTAATGTGGATGATTTCTAA
- the LOC130690383 gene encoding uncharacterized protein LOC130690383 isoform X1, with protein MTLLPFSESQQIRGNVLIKRGSVCFQVTFICDTQFKFHEQSWATGLLHINLDDSSFCSHIRKGNPIIWNLLAMDNRHQLVLLATCFLIIIASGARETFSQRRQRLLEEKRRQQLNSSNSIVTATTTPAPIQLTVASSINEAVAASNEVAFEIEMNTGLNWEQYLIPIPSSMGILATMMMAAGQTDDFPLNEHVPSGGFRYMKHSDSFRRSLLQIGHESYRAFLCAHNNMNKIRLSTLTIPAYIKAAIDILGTGDVQLIQLRLHRPLSVVMKSINDNVNWSEEVSIAFGRLSNLTDEVHLAAVSSYNVKSARTLQLSAKQSTSQLTADLLQQSLKNLEERVTKDLDGFDRGLKDLQEAQLSVPTAMESFGMNVKHFVFNVVLGSAMKLVTTMLGGRNRFGSSSHGESSIQQENDTAISPPDPCIYDHYLPTFKIFAKSLTLLNEYQTLLSINSAKGSYNKTQDMAEYKNFLNITSQCGPIREVIETGLETIDQLHQLANTTKMPDGLEQTEVTNKESRFEEWRKKEFERVRKLMESFNEEAKYLRNVALRVPAYDIRSGNVTRPGEKFWTGEQAKANAYYKVALHEEKLEVLRRSLNGHWKQIISKTDESIRVLKEIHTWKAEELGLEQAVKMLEAGMTEMSSLKKNWSLLVRCFIQLSQIIKTISDSNVEHFVNHLETTIGTESFKRGNGQLKSWVIQAIQEKTVKANQAMSLVHDMAATYTGISTKYLMPRVHTLDQMMNFQETNSTVMFYKRNQLIESCIDDQLKIQQLIEEEKLRMREKVESRGRQIRQQYAMIYQLEEDNVNNGPSDDSALILDINVDDF; from the exons ATGACCCTGCTGCCGTTTAGTGAGTCTCAGCAAATTCGAGGAAATGTCTTAATTAAGCGTGGCAGTGTTTGTTTTCAAGTCACGTTCATCTGCGACACACA GTTTAAATTCCATGAGCAGTCATGGGCGACTGGACTTTTGCATATAAATTTGGACGATAGTTCATTTTGCTCACACATAAGAAAAGGAAACCCAATCATTTGGAACCTCTTGGCAATGGACAACAGACATCAGCTAGTTTTACTGGCAACATGCTTCTTGATAATCATCGCATCAGGAGCAAGAGAGACCTTTT CCCAAAGGCGCCAAAGACTTCTAGAGGAGAAGAGAAGACAGCAGCTAAATTCATCGAATAGTATAGTTACAGCTACGACAACTCCTGCACCTATCCAAT TAACAGTGGCGAGTAGTATAAACGAAGCTGTGGCTGCCAGCAATGAAGTGGCATTTGAAATCGAAATGAATACTGGGCTCAACTGGGAGCAGTACCTCATCCCCATACCAAGTAGCATGGGAATTCTAGCCACCATGATGATGGCAGCTGGTCAGACGGATGATTTCCCGCTGAATGAACATGTGCCGTCTGGTGGATTTCGTTACATGAAACATTCCGACAGCTTCAGAAGATCCTTGTTGCAAATCGGCCACGAGAGCTATCGGGCCTTCTTGTGCGCGCATAACAACATGAACAAGATACGGCTCTCGACGCTCACCATCCCTGCCTACATAAAAGCGGCTATCGACATCCTTGGCACCGGAGATGTACAATTGATTCAACTGCGTTTACACAGACCGTTGAGTGTCGTCATGAAGTCGATTAATGACAATGTAAACTGGTCTGAGGAGGTATCCATCGCTTTTGGTCGGCTGTCAAATCTGACAGATGAAGTTCATTTGGCTGCCGTTAGTTCCTATAACGTCAAATCAGCTCGCACGTTACAGTTGTCCGCTAAGCAGTCGACCAGTCAATTAACAGCCGACCTTCTTCAGCAATCGCTGAAGAATTTAGAGGAACGAGTGACAAAGGATTTGGATGGGTTCGATCGAGGATTAAAGGATTTACAGGAGGCACAACTTTCAGTTCCGACGGCTATGGAAAGTTTTGGGATGAATGTGAAACACTTTGTTTTTAACGTCGTCTTAG gtagcGCCATGAAACTTGTAACCACCATGCTCGGTGGAAGAAATAGATTCGGATCTTCGTCTCACGGAGAAAGTTCAATCCAACAAGAAAATGATACTGCCATCTCACCACCTGATCCTTGCATTTACGACCATTATCTTCCTACATTCAAAATTTTCGCTAAAAGTTTGACACTTTTGAACGAGTACCAAACACTGCTGTCCATCAATTCCGCCAAAGGGAGCTATAATAAGACGCAAGACATGGCAGAGTATAAGAATTTCTTAAACATCACCAGCCAATGCGGGCCAATCAGAGAAGTTATTGAAACGGGATTAGAAACTATTGACCAGCTACACCAATTGGCCAACACTACAAAAATGCCAGATGGGTTAGAGCAAACGGAAGTGACGAACAAAGAGTCCAGATTCGAAGAATGGAGGAAAAAGGAATTTGAAAGAGTGCGCAAGTTGATGGAGTCCTTCAATGAAGAAGCGAAATATTTAAGAAATGTCGCTCTAAGGGTGCCGGCATATGACATTCGTTCTGGAAATGTTACGCGTCCGGGTGAAAAGTTTTGGACTGGCGAGCAAGCAAAAGCAAACGCATATTACAAAGTCGCACTGCACGAAGAAAAGTTGGAAGTATTGAGACGCTCATTGAATGGTCATTGGAAGCAAATAATCTCCAAGACTGACGAATCCATACGTGTATTAAAGGAAATTCACACATGGAAAGCGGAAGAATTGGGACTGGAGCAAGCCGTGAAAATGTTGGAAGCGGGCATGACCGAGATGAGCTCGCTCAAAAAGAACTGGAGTTTACTGGTTCGTTGTTTCATCCAGCTATCtcaaataattaaaacgaTCAGCGACAGCAATGTGGAGCATTTTGTCAATCACCTGGAAACAACGATTGGCACGGAGTCCTTCAAAAGGGGCAATGGCCAACTCAAAAGCTGGGTCATCCAGGCAATACAAGAGAAAACTGTTAAAGCCAATCAGGCGATGAGTTTAgttcacgacatggctgctaCGTATACTGGTATTTCCACTAAGTACCTGATGCCACGGGTGCACACACTGGATCAAATGATGAATTTCCAAGAAACTAATTCGACAGTTATGTTTTACAAAAGGAATCAATTAATTGAATCTTGCATTGACGACCAACTCAAAATCCAACAATTGattgaagaagagaaattgCGGATGAGGGAAAAAGTCGAATCTCGTGGCCGTCAGATACGTCAGCAATACGCTATGATTTATCAACTAGAAGAAGATAATGTTAATAATGGACCCAGTGATGATTCTGCACTAATTCTAGACATTAATGTGGATGATTTCTAA